The Candidatus Neomarinimicrobiota bacterium genome includes a window with the following:
- the folB gene encoding dihydroneopterin aldolase yields MGKIRLKDMLFYGYHGVDESEQKRGGTFEVDLEMRKNLSEAVTSDSLHSTVDYAAVYQTVHNCLTGTKYYLLERLAGHIAKTLLADFDLDSVKVTVRKRHAPVRGVMGDVEVEIERKPEDFNT; encoded by the coding sequence ATGGGAAAAATTCGTCTTAAAGATATGCTTTTCTACGGCTACCACGGCGTTGACGAATCAGAACAGAAGCGAGGCGGCACTTTTGAAGTGGATCTGGAAATGCGAAAGAACCTGTCTGAGGCTGTTACTTCAGATAGTCTTCATTCTACAGTAGATTATGCTGCCGTTTATCAAACTGTTCACAACTGTCTGACAGGTACTAAGTATTATCTGCTTGAAAGGCTGGCCGGTCACATCGCAAAGACGTTACTGGCAGATTTTGACCTTGACAGCGTTAAGGTTACAGTCAGGAAGAGGCATGCGCCGGTTCGGGGTGTCATGGGTGATGTAGAAGTTGAGATTGAGAGAAAACCCGAAGATTTCAATACGTAA
- the folK gene encoding 2-amino-4-hydroxy-6-hydroxymethyldihydropteridine diphosphokinase, with protein MRENPKISIRKKIFLSFGSNINDRYRNLQEAISRLDESGHLEICAVSPVYETEPLYNTDQKEFLNCMVEITTDGSPENLLMLCKQVEQEMGREPDSQKNEPRVIDIDIVFFDDRVMQTENLTIPHSNYSERKFVLVPLCDLAPQFTCPLCGDSISDILARCPDTSLVHRYKLVETA; from the coding sequence TTGAGAGAAAACCCGAAGATTTCAATACGTAAGAAAATTTTCCTGAGTTTTGGGTCGAATATCAACGACCGATACAGAAACTTACAGGAGGCAATTTCCCGGCTAGACGAGTCGGGTCATCTCGAAATCTGTGCTGTCTCGCCAGTGTATGAGACAGAGCCCCTCTACAACACAGATCAGAAGGAATTTCTGAACTGCATGGTAGAGATCACGACTGACGGCTCCCCAGAGAATCTGCTTATGCTGTGCAAGCAGGTTGAGCAAGAAATGGGGAGGGAACCAGACAGTCAGAAGAATGAACCACGAGTCATTGATATTGATATAGTTTTTTTTGATGACAGGGTGATGCAGACAGAAAACCTAACAATACCACACTCGAATTACAGCGAAAGAAAATTTGTTCTAGTGCCGTTATGTGATCTTGCTCCCCAATTTACTTGTCCCCTTTGCGGCGATTCCATCAGCGATATCCTGGCGCGATGTCCCGATACGTCACTGGTGCATCGCTACAAATTGGTGGAGACAGCTTGA
- a CDS encoding deoxynucleoside kinase has product MRNLYYVAIEGVIGVGKTSLAELLADHLNARLILEKFEENPFLPDFYTDPDRHAFQTQLFFLLSRYRQQQELRQTDVFHQLYITDYMFVKDRLFASLNLDEKEMSLYDSVASMLERNVLNPDMVIYLQADTDRLMQRITSRDRDFEKGISRDYIDALNQVYNEYFFRYQESPLLIINTNDIDFVHNQKDLKEVIRYIRQPVSGTKFFNPAANL; this is encoded by the coding sequence TTGAGAAACCTCTATTATGTAGCGATTGAAGGTGTTATCGGTGTCGGTAAGACGAGCCTGGCCGAACTCCTTGCCGATCATCTCAATGCAAGACTCATACTGGAAAAGTTCGAAGAGAACCCATTCCTGCCTGATTTCTATACCGACCCTGACCGTCACGCCTTCCAGACACAGCTGTTCTTTCTGCTCAGTCGTTATCGACAGCAACAGGAACTGAGACAGACGGACGTCTTCCACCAACTCTATATCACCGACTATATGTTCGTGAAAGATCGACTTTTTGCTTCTCTCAATCTCGATGAAAAGGAGATGTCGCTTTACGATTCAGTGGCAAGTATGCTGGAGCGGAATGTGCTCAATCCCGACATGGTCATTTATCTCCAGGCAGATACCGACCGCCTGATGCAGAGGATCACTTCACGAGACAGGGATTTCGAGAAAGGAATTTCGCGAGATTATATCGACGCCCTTAACCAGGTCTATAATGAATATTTCTTCCGCTATCAGGAATCTCCTCTCCTTATCATCAATACGAATGATATCGACTTTGTCCATAACCAGAAAGACCTGAAGGAAGTGATCCGCTATATACGTCAGCCTGTAAGTGGCACGAAGTTCTTCAATCCCGCCGCAAATCTCTGA
- a CDS encoding DoxX family protein: MLSSIEVLYKNRLDFGLLLLRSVSGYMILVNHGYSKITAGAEKWERLGGAMTRLGIDFFPTFWGFMASFSESFCGAFLILGLFTIPASFLLSMTMFVAAYGHLVTGRGSPEMALIYGTVYLTLLVIGPGRFSLDWKLFKRT, from the coding sequence ATGCTGTCATCTATTGAGGTTCTGTATAAGAATCGCCTCGATTTCGGCCTGTTGCTTCTCCGCTCAGTATCAGGATACATGATCCTGGTGAATCACGGCTACAGCAAGATAACCGCCGGTGCCGAGAAATGGGAAAGACTGGGCGGCGCTATGACGAGGCTGGGAATCGATTTTTTTCCAACCTTTTGGGGATTTATGGCGTCCTTCTCGGAATCCTTCTGTGGGGCGTTCCTCATCCTCGGACTTTTCACTATTCCCGCATCATTTCTCCTCTCCATGACGATGTTCGTGGCCGCGTATGGACATCTGGTTACGGGAAGAGGGAGCCCTGAAATGGCGCTCATTTACGGGACAGTCTATCTCACCCTTCTTGTGATCGGGCCGGGCAGATTCAGCCTCGACTGGAAGCTATTTAAGCGAACGTGA
- a CDS encoding zinc-binding dehydrogenase, with protein sequence MKAVRIHEHGGPDVLRWEEIADPECPPDRVILRIKASSINHLDIWVRNGFPGIPLPFIPGSDGSGVVHEVGAEVKDWEPGDEVMIQPGTYCSECRFCRRGKENHCITFGIMGESEDGTDCEYMVIEPKYLGRKPESLSFEEAAAFPLVFLTAYTMLVRRARIEEGEIVLVLGGASGVGSAAIQIAKLFGSTVIATGGNEDKLALSTELGADHVINHSKEVIHERVGEITDRWGADIVFEHVGEATWNSSLRSLAKGGRLVTCGATTGPKGAVDMRHLFSKHQSVMGSTMGDAAAFTELLALLKEGRLKPVLDKTFPMSEIGEAHRYLESRQQLGKVVLVPR encoded by the coding sequence ATGAAAGCGGTACGGATCCACGAACACGGCGGGCCAGATGTTCTAAGATGGGAAGAGATAGCCGATCCTGAATGTCCGCCCGATAGGGTAATCCTCAGAATCAAGGCGAGTTCTATTAATCACCTCGATATCTGGGTTCGCAACGGCTTTCCCGGAATTCCGCTGCCTTTCATCCCGGGAAGTGACGGCAGTGGTGTCGTTCATGAAGTGGGGGCGGAGGTAAAGGATTGGGAGCCGGGAGATGAGGTGATGATTCAGCCGGGAACATACTGCAGTGAATGCAGATTCTGTCGGAGGGGGAAGGAGAATCACTGTATTACATTCGGTATCATGGGCGAATCTGAGGACGGTACCGATTGCGAGTATATGGTTATCGAGCCGAAGTATCTCGGCCGCAAACCGGAATCGCTCTCCTTTGAGGAAGCGGCGGCATTTCCACTCGTGTTTCTCACAGCCTACACCATGTTAGTGCGTCGGGCCCGAATAGAAGAGGGTGAAATCGTTCTGGTGCTGGGCGGAGCTTCGGGCGTCGGCAGTGCGGCGATTCAGATCGCAAAACTTTTCGGATCTACCGTGATTGCCACCGGCGGCAATGAAGACAAACTGGCGCTGTCTACAGAATTAGGCGCAGACCACGTCATCAATCATTCAAAGGAAGTGATCCACGAGAGAGTTGGTGAAATCACCGACAGGTGGGGCGCCGACATTGTGTTCGAACACGTGGGGGAGGCAACATGGAATTCAAGTCTGCGGTCGCTGGCGAAGGGGGGCAGGCTGGTCACATGCGGCGCCACTACCGGTCCCAAGGGCGCCGTCGATATGCGCCACCTTTTTTCCAAGCATCAGTCAGTGATGGGATCAACCATGGGCGATGCTGCTGCATTCACAGAGTTACTCGCCCTCCTCAAGGAAGGACGACTGAAGCCTGTCCTCGACAAGACGTTCCCTATGTCTGAAATTGGCGAAGCTCACCGCTATCTGGAGAGCCGACAGCAACTGGGGAAAGTGGTTCTGGTTCCACGTTAG
- a CDS encoding (2Fe-2S) ferredoxin domain-containing protein: protein MKGKYDRHIFVCINDRPEDSPKECCAAKGGKNIRFEFVKLISQHGLKGKVRSNKSGCLDACELGPIVVVYPEGFWYTGVSLEDVPEIFEKSVLKGEPMDRLLAMEKTWQELERIRDGS, encoded by the coding sequence ATGAAAGGTAAATACGACCGACACATTTTCGTCTGTATCAACGATCGTCCCGAGGACAGTCCGAAAGAGTGTTGTGCTGCCAAAGGGGGAAAGAACATCCGTTTCGAGTTCGTCAAGCTCATCAGCCAGCACGGACTGAAAGGGAAAGTCAGGTCGAACAAATCGGGATGTCTTGATGCATGTGAGCTGGGACCCATAGTGGTAGTCTATCCCGAAGGCTTCTGGTACACTGGGGTGTCGCTGGAGGACGTGCCGGAAATCTTCGAAAAGTCTGTCCTCAAAGGAGAACCGATGGATAGATTGCTGGCGATGGAAAAGACTTGGCAGGAATTAGAGAGAATCAGGGATGGCAGTTAA
- the blaOXA gene encoding class D beta-lactamase produces MNKMCVVSLVLLASISALSAQNELDEHFKNFRGTIVVHDQKSNIYTIFNEERAKTRYSPFSTYKIPHSIIALETRVISDTDQIVRWDEQAYPREDWWPKTWGGEHNLKSAIKYSVVPVYRHIAKQIDREKMKSYVASFDYGNRDISSGTDNFWLNGSLRISALEQIEFLKKFYNGQLKVSPRTIKLVKSILIQEQTEDYTLSAKTGGGNMGGDQRAALGWYVGYVEKSDNVYFFALNIEGQNFTEILEPRLEITKNVLEELGIVK; encoded by the coding sequence ATGAATAAGATGTGTGTAGTATCTTTAGTCCTGTTGGCTTCGATCTCCGCTTTATCTGCCCAGAACGAACTGGATGAGCATTTCAAAAACTTCCGGGGCACAATCGTTGTTCATGATCAGAAATCTAACATCTATACAATCTTTAATGAGGAAAGAGCCAAGACTCGCTATTCACCCTTCTCAACCTATAAGATCCCTCATTCAATTATTGCACTCGAAACAAGAGTCATTTCAGATACAGATCAAATTGTCCGATGGGATGAGCAAGCATATCCAAGAGAAGATTGGTGGCCGAAAACATGGGGAGGTGAGCATAATCTTAAGAGTGCAATCAAGTATTCAGTAGTGCCGGTCTATCGCCATATTGCAAAACAGATTGACCGTGAGAAGATGAAGAGCTATGTGGCAAGTTTTGATTATGGAAACAGAGATATCTCATCCGGCACCGATAATTTCTGGTTAAACGGCAGCCTTAGAATATCAGCATTGGAACAGATAGAGTTCTTGAAGAAGTTCTATAATGGTCAACTGAAGGTCTCTCCGAGAACAATCAAATTAGTTAAGAGCATATTGATTCAGGAACAGACAGAGGATTATACACTAAGCGCCAAAACAGGTGGCGGCAATATGGGTGGAGACCAGAGAGCGGCCCTGGGCTGGTATGTCGGCTATGTTGAGAAGAGTGATAATGTATATTTCTTTGCCCTCAACATTGAAGGGCAAAATTTTACTGAAATACTGGAGCCGAGACTTGAGATCACAAAGAATGTTCTAGAAGAACTGGGGATCGTCAAGTGA
- the proC gene encoding pyrroline-5-carboxylate reductase, translating into MNKKKKAESESIAILGGGNIGTAMARGFVATGNFPSSQITITRRNPKLLDDYAENGFLVHADNSKAVAESEVVVIAVQPQQLVALLEEIRDSLEADKHTIISVVTGVTIAEISQQLGNGVPVVRAMPNTAIAICQSMTCLASAEGDSPTLEHAQHIFDSVGKTLVVNENHMIPATALAACGVAFFLRSIRAASQGGIEIGFHTHEALLLAAQTALGAASLVLDAEEHPESEIDKVTTPRGCTIAGLNEMEHQGFSSAMIKGILTSAEMADSLYKS; encoded by the coding sequence ATGAATAAAAAGAAGAAAGCAGAATCAGAAAGCATTGCCATTCTTGGGGGTGGCAATATCGGGACAGCCATGGCGAGAGGTTTCGTGGCAACGGGGAATTTTCCTTCGTCACAGATAACCATCACTCGCAGAAATCCGAAACTCCTCGATGACTATGCGGAGAACGGTTTTCTGGTTCACGCCGATAACAGCAAAGCTGTTGCTGAATCTGAGGTAGTGGTTATTGCTGTTCAACCGCAACAGCTAGTGGCTCTGTTAGAAGAAATCAGAGACAGTCTAGAAGCGGACAAGCATACGATAATTTCTGTGGTGACCGGCGTCACCATCGCGGAGATCAGTCAGCAGTTGGGCAACGGCGTCCCCGTTGTGAGAGCTATGCCTAATACCGCCATTGCTATATGCCAGTCCATGACCTGTCTCGCCTCTGCAGAAGGTGACAGTCCCACACTTGAGCACGCCCAGCACATCTTCGATAGCGTCGGTAAGACACTCGTCGTCAATGAAAATCACATGATTCCGGCCACTGCGCTGGCAGCTTGCGGTGTAGCATTCTTCCTGAGGTCTATCCGTGCGGCATCTCAGGGGGGGATCGAGATCGGCTTTCACACCCACGAAGCTCTCCTGCTGGCCGCTCAGACTGCCCTCGGCGCCGCTTCCCTCGTCCTAGATGCGGAAGAACACCCCGAGTCAGAGATCGATAAGGTGACGACCCCGCGAGGATGCACCATCGCAGGGCTGAACGAGATGGAGCATCAAGGCTTCAGTTCTGCCATGATCAAGGGGATCCTGACTTCGGCGGAGATGGCGGACAGCCTGTATAAGTCCTGA
- a CDS encoding SDR family oxidoreductase, producing MNLNLTDKKAIVCGSTQGMGRAAAVELASLGSAVTLVARNESSLKEVRDSLPGDAGHDTVCADFDESENLRHKITVHIEENGPFHILVNNSGGPPSGEITAADSDAFLKAFSRHLLCNQIMAQAVLPGMKSEKYGRIINIISTSVKQPIPNLGVSNTTRGAVASWAKTLSREVAPFGITVNNILPGTTNTARLFSLFQEMADRRGVSADVIADEWKREIPSGRIAEPEEIACAIAFLASPAASYINGINLPIDGGRLLTL from the coding sequence ATGAATCTCAATTTGACAGACAAGAAGGCAATCGTCTGCGGGAGCACACAGGGCATGGGCCGGGCAGCGGCCGTGGAACTGGCAAGTTTAGGATCTGCCGTCACTCTTGTGGCCCGCAATGAATCTTCGCTGAAGGAGGTTCGTGATTCGCTGCCGGGAGATGCCGGCCACGACACTGTCTGTGCCGATTTCGACGAAAGTGAGAATTTGCGCCATAAAATCACAGTTCACATTGAAGAAAACGGGCCGTTCCACATCCTTGTGAACAATTCGGGCGGACCGCCTTCCGGTGAGATCACAGCCGCCGACAGCGATGCGTTCCTCAAGGCATTTTCAAGACATCTCCTCTGTAACCAGATCATGGCCCAGGCGGTTCTGCCGGGAATGAAAAGCGAAAAGTACGGCCGCATTATCAACATTATTTCAACCTCCGTCAAACAACCCATTCCGAACTTAGGCGTCTCCAATACCACACGAGGCGCTGTCGCTAGTTGGGCCAAAACGCTGTCGAGAGAAGTGGCGCCATTCGGGATCACCGTAAACAACATCCTCCCAGGTACAACGAATACCGCCCGCCTATTCTCACTCTTTCAGGAAATGGCGGACAGACGGGGTGTATCCGCAGACGTCATCGCTGATGAGTGGAAAAGGGAGATTCCGTCAGGTAGGATTGCGGAGCCTGAGGAGATCGCTTGCGCCATCGCCTTCCTCGCATCACCGGCGGCATCTTACATCAACGGAATCAACCTTCCTATTGACGGCGGTCGACTGCTGACGTTGTAA
- a CDS encoding alkaline phosphatase family protein, which yields MRKVVLALILAFSVSHTSTPRAKLVVFIVVDMMREDTFDRLGDLFSGGFKYLQESGTYFSEARHGIAYTVTGPGHFILGSGRNPSASGIVGNFWYDRSAKEQVYCVTDPETKLVGNGKSPEGRKVSYRYVNSDALGDWVKSANGQSKVFAVAGKDRSAILLGGKNPDGVYWFNFDQGEFISSDYYGAALPAWLNEFNRQRHPAAYFGTEWNRLLADEAVYLKHSREDDFAPERDKNGGGDTTFPHRLPKAKEFIKPDYNQLWSFPWLDEVTLNLARTIVEEEELGMDEAPDILCVGLSINDGVGHRYGPFSQEQMDGFLRMDGWLGEFFDAIDHRVGLDNTLIVLTADHGATMMPEMAQDRGLDAGRFRKQYKNFVADFNAALSRKWGDGDYIEAVAGSAIYYNYDLLKQKGISLQEMDSSLLPLLRDQVWLGKVYSRAQLAGDEALDQAGLFWRNNFHSENSGDLFLVPTENYIHMDSTGTTHGTAHDCDTHIPLIIAGSGIKKTMRQDPVWTVDVAPTVAAYLGISTPDDLDGSDLGLRSSVDSVTTH from the coding sequence GTGCGAAAAGTCGTTTTAGCTCTCATTTTAGCTTTCTCTGTCAGTCACACTTCAACGCCCAGGGCGAAACTGGTTGTGTTCATTGTGGTGGATATGATGCGTGAAGACACGTTCGACCGCCTCGGCGATCTTTTCTCAGGCGGATTCAAATATCTTCAGGAAAGTGGCACTTATTTCAGTGAAGCGCGACATGGGATAGCCTATACTGTTACCGGTCCCGGTCATTTCATTCTCGGCTCAGGAAGAAATCCCAGCGCCAGCGGCATTGTGGGCAATTTCTGGTATGATCGTTCCGCAAAGGAGCAAGTATACTGTGTGACCGATCCTGAGACAAAGCTCGTGGGTAACGGGAAATCTCCTGAGGGGAGGAAGGTTTCCTATCGCTATGTGAACTCTGATGCACTGGGCGACTGGGTTAAATCAGCCAATGGTCAATCAAAAGTCTTCGCCGTTGCCGGAAAGGATCGATCGGCGATTCTGTTGGGAGGCAAGAATCCTGATGGTGTTTACTGGTTTAACTTTGACCAAGGTGAATTTATTTCTTCTGATTACTACGGCGCCGCATTGCCTGCGTGGCTCAATGAGTTCAACAGACAGCGTCATCCCGCCGCTTACTTCGGTACTGAGTGGAATCGCCTTCTAGCCGACGAGGCAGTCTATCTGAAGCATTCCAGGGAGGATGATTTCGCACCGGAACGAGACAAGAACGGAGGAGGGGACACAACTTTTCCACATCGTCTGCCGAAAGCGAAGGAGTTCATCAAGCCGGACTACAACCAGTTGTGGAGTTTCCCTTGGTTGGACGAAGTTACACTGAATCTCGCGAGGACCATCGTCGAAGAGGAAGAGCTCGGAATGGACGAAGCTCCGGATATTCTCTGCGTGGGGCTCTCAATCAACGACGGAGTAGGTCACCGTTATGGGCCCTTTAGTCAGGAGCAGATGGATGGATTCCTGAGGATGGACGGCTGGCTGGGCGAGTTCTTTGACGCAATTGATCATCGTGTCGGTCTGGACAATACTCTCATTGTACTCACCGCGGACCACGGCGCTACCATGATGCCGGAAATGGCACAGGACAGGGGCCTCGATGCCGGTCGATTTCGCAAACAATACAAGAACTTCGTTGCTGACTTCAATGCCGCACTGAGCCGGAAGTGGGGTGATGGTGACTATATCGAAGCTGTGGCCGGGTCAGCCATCTATTACAATTATGATCTCTTGAAACAAAAGGGAATTTCGTTGCAGGAGATGGATAGTTCCCTCTTGCCTCTACTTCGAGATCAGGTCTGGCTGGGAAAAGTCTATTCCCGTGCCCAACTTGCTGGCGATGAAGCTCTGGATCAAGCTGGCCTCTTCTGGCGCAACAATTTCCATTCCGAGAACAGCGGCGATCTGTTTCTTGTACCAACGGAAAACTATATTCACATGGACTCGACCGGAACTACTCACGGCACAGCTCACGATTGTGACACGCACATTCCCCTTATCATCGCCGGCTCAGGGATAAAGAAAACTATGCGGCAAGACCCCGTCTGGACAGTTGATGTCGCTCCAACAGTGGCGGCATATCTCGGCATCTCCACCCCCGATGATCTGGACGGGTCCGATCTTGGATTGAGAAGTTCCGTCGACAGCGTAACGACGCATTAG